The following proteins are encoded in a genomic region of Micromonospora olivasterospora:
- a CDS encoding GAF domain-containing protein, which produces MADPWLALEFGADPAERIALVGAAHEAFLARGRAPERVREVVRRSWERSALLDPEATAPVDLTDDALESYRAAHPLARVLPLFRDLLGGIALDGAHLMAVCDADGRLLWVEGHPGVLRHAERMNFVPGARWDETHAGTNAPGTALAVDHGVQIFATEHFVRPVQRWTCAAAPIHDPATGRLLGAVDITGGDHLANPQSLALVRATARAAEAFLASAAPAEPDVVHVAALGRDEAELRVGGRRIRLGRRHSELLVLLVDHPEGRTGEQLGLDLYGDDRLHPVTLRAELSRLRRALGEELLDSRPYRLRPTVRADFHTVTELLERGDPAGALRAYPGPLLPGSDAPGVARLRRLVDGQLRAAVLAGADPALLAAWTATPAGADDLTAWQALARALPPGAPRRPLAVARARQLAEEYDLPRATSLQRR; this is translated from the coding sequence GTGGCTGACCCGTGGCTCGCCCTGGAATTCGGTGCCGATCCGGCGGAGCGGATCGCGCTGGTCGGTGCTGCTCACGAGGCGTTCCTCGCCCGCGGTAGGGCGCCGGAGCGCGTCCGCGAGGTGGTCCGGCGGTCCTGGGAGCGGTCCGCATTACTCGACCCGGAGGCCACCGCCCCGGTCGACCTCACCGACGACGCGCTGGAGAGCTACCGGGCGGCGCACCCCCTCGCGCGGGTGCTGCCGCTCTTCCGCGACCTGCTCGGCGGCATCGCCCTCGACGGCGCGCACCTGATGGCGGTCTGCGACGCGGACGGGCGGCTGCTCTGGGTGGAGGGCCATCCGGGGGTGCTCCGGCACGCCGAGCGGATGAACTTCGTGCCCGGCGCCCGCTGGGACGAGACCCACGCCGGCACCAACGCCCCCGGCACCGCCCTCGCCGTCGACCACGGCGTGCAGATCTTCGCAACCGAGCACTTCGTCCGGCCGGTACAGCGCTGGACCTGCGCCGCCGCCCCGATCCACGACCCGGCCACCGGCCGGCTGCTCGGCGCGGTCGACATCACCGGCGGCGACCACCTGGCCAACCCGCAGAGCCTCGCCCTGGTCCGGGCCACCGCCCGGGCCGCCGAGGCGTTCCTGGCCAGCGCCGCACCGGCCGAACCCGACGTGGTGCACGTCGCCGCGCTCGGCCGCGACGAGGCGGAGCTGCGCGTGGGCGGCCGGCGCATCCGGCTCGGCCGGCGGCACAGCGAGCTGCTGGTGCTGCTGGTCGACCACCCCGAGGGGCGCACCGGCGAACAACTCGGCCTCGACCTCTACGGCGACGACCGGCTGCACCCGGTCACCCTGCGCGCCGAACTGTCCCGGCTGCGCCGGGCGCTCGGCGAGGAGCTGCTCGACTCCCGCCCGTACCGGCTGCGGCCGACCGTGCGGGCGGACTTCCACACCGTCACGGAGCTGCTGGAACGCGGTGATCCGGCGGGGGCGCTGCGGGCGTACCCCGGGCCGTTGCTGCCCGGGTCGGACGCGCCGGGAGTGGCACGCCTGCGCCGGCTGGTCGACGGGCAGCTCCGCGCGGCCGTGCTGGCCGGCGCGGACCCGGCGCTGCTCGCGGCCTGGACCGCGACGCCCGCCGGCGCCGACGATCTCACCGCCTGGCAGGCCCTGGCGCGGGCGCTGCCGCCGGGCGCGCCCCGCCGGCCGCTCGCCGTCGCGCGGGCCCGGCAGCTCGCCGAGGAGTACGACCTGCCGCGCGCAACGTCCCTGCAACGTCGCTGA
- the gabT gene encoding 4-aminobutyrate--2-oxoglutarate transaminase, whose product MNSEELHKRRGAAVARGVGSVVSAYVDRAGGGTLTDVDGREWIDFAAGIAVTNVGNSAPRVVEAVRAQVERFTHTCFMVAPYESYVAVCEQLNALTPGGFEKRSALFNSGAEAVENAVKIARHATGRPAVVVFDHAYHGRTNLTMALTAKNMPYKHRFGPFAGEVYRVPMSYPLRDGGLSGPEAAARAIETVEKQVGAENVAALLIEPIQGEGGFVVPAEGFLPALREWATAAGVVFVADEIQTGFCRTGDWFACEHEGVVPDLVTLAKGIAGGLPLAAVTGRAELMDAVHVGGLGGTYGGNPVACAAALAAIETMHELDLAAAARRIGATMQPRLRAIAARDPRVAEVRGRGAMQAVELVQPGTLVPDPAATAAISAVCHAAGLLTLTCGTYGNVLRFLPPLVISDGELSRGLEILDAAFG is encoded by the coding sequence ATGAATTCGGAGGAGCTGCACAAGCGGCGGGGCGCGGCCGTCGCGCGCGGGGTCGGCAGCGTGGTGTCCGCGTACGTGGACCGGGCCGGTGGCGGGACCCTCACCGACGTCGACGGGCGGGAGTGGATCGACTTCGCCGCCGGCATCGCCGTCACCAACGTGGGCAACTCCGCGCCGCGCGTCGTCGAGGCGGTACGCGCCCAGGTCGAGCGCTTCACCCACACCTGCTTCATGGTCGCCCCGTACGAGTCGTACGTGGCGGTGTGCGAGCAGCTCAACGCGCTGACGCCGGGGGGCTTCGAGAAGCGCTCGGCGCTGTTCAACTCGGGCGCCGAGGCGGTGGAGAACGCCGTGAAGATCGCCCGGCACGCGACGGGACGGCCGGCGGTGGTGGTGTTCGACCACGCGTACCACGGCCGGACCAACCTGACCATGGCGCTGACGGCGAAGAACATGCCGTACAAGCACCGGTTCGGGCCGTTCGCCGGGGAGGTCTACCGGGTGCCTATGTCGTACCCGCTGCGCGACGGCGGCCTGTCCGGGCCGGAGGCGGCGGCGCGGGCCATCGAGACGGTCGAGAAGCAGGTCGGGGCGGAGAACGTCGCCGCGCTGCTGATCGAGCCGATCCAGGGCGAGGGCGGCTTCGTCGTACCGGCCGAGGGGTTCCTGCCGGCGCTGCGCGAGTGGGCGACGGCGGCCGGGGTGGTCTTCGTCGCCGACGAGATCCAGACGGGGTTCTGCCGGACCGGGGACTGGTTCGCCTGCGAGCACGAGGGCGTGGTGCCGGACCTGGTCACCCTGGCGAAGGGCATCGCGGGCGGCCTGCCGCTGGCCGCCGTGACGGGCCGGGCGGAGCTGATGGACGCCGTGCACGTGGGCGGCCTCGGCGGCACGTACGGCGGCAACCCGGTCGCCTGCGCGGCGGCGCTGGCCGCGATCGAGACCATGCACGAGCTGGACCTGGCCGCCGCCGCCCGCCGGATCGGGGCGACGATGCAGCCCCGGCTGCGCGCGATCGCCGCCCGCGACCCGCGCGTCGCCGAGGTACGCGGCCGGGGCGCGATGCAAGCCGTGGAGCTGGTGCAGCCGGGCACCCTCGTCCCGGACCCGGCCGCCACGGCGGCGATCTCGGCGGTCTGCCACGCCGCCGGTCTGCTCACCCTGACCTGCGGCACGTACGGGAACGTGCTGCGCTTCCTGCCCCCGCTGGTCATCTCCGACGGCGAGCTGTCCCGGGGCCTGGAGATCCTGGACGCGGCGTTCGGCTGA
- a CDS encoding gamma-aminobutyraldehyde dehydrogenase, with the protein MSDQQQLRNFVNGDYVDPVDGGYADLLDPCTGEVFAQAPVSGAADVDAAMRAAAAAFETWRDTTPGERQKALLRIADAVEARAAELVDAEVRNTGKPRQLTTEEELPPAVDQFRFFAGAARLLEGRSAGEYLTGHTSYVRREPIGVCAQVTPWNYPLMMAVWKIAPALAAGNTVVLKPSDTTPVSTLLLAEIAAEFLPPGVFNVVCGDRDTGRTLVAHPTPQLVSITGSTRAGMEVASAAAPDLKRTHLELGGKAPVVVFDDADVAAAAEAIAVGGYFNAGQDCTAATRVLVGPGVHDDFVAALAEQARTTRTGAPDDEDVLYGPLNNAKQLARVSGFVDRLGEHAQVHTGGSRLGGRGYFYAPTVVSGVRQGDEIVQDEVFGPVITVQRFSDEDEAVRWANGVDYGLSASVWTRDHGRAMRMTRRLDFGCVWVNTHIPLVAEMPHGGFKHSGHGKDLSVYSLEDYTRIKHVMHNIEG; encoded by the coding sequence ATGAGCGACCAGCAGCAGCTGCGCAACTTCGTCAACGGCGACTACGTCGACCCGGTGGACGGCGGGTACGCCGACCTGCTCGATCCGTGCACGGGCGAGGTGTTCGCCCAGGCGCCGGTCTCCGGGGCGGCGGACGTGGACGCGGCCATGCGGGCGGCGGCCGCCGCGTTCGAGACCTGGCGGGACACCACGCCGGGCGAGCGGCAGAAGGCGCTGCTGCGGATCGCCGACGCGGTCGAGGCCCGGGCGGCCGAACTGGTCGACGCCGAGGTACGCAACACGGGCAAGCCGCGCCAGCTCACGACCGAGGAGGAGCTGCCGCCGGCGGTGGACCAGTTCCGCTTCTTCGCCGGCGCGGCCCGGCTGCTGGAGGGACGCTCGGCCGGCGAGTACCTGACGGGGCACACCTCGTACGTGCGGCGGGAGCCGATCGGCGTCTGCGCCCAGGTCACCCCGTGGAACTACCCGCTGATGATGGCGGTCTGGAAGATCGCCCCGGCGCTCGCGGCGGGCAACACGGTGGTGCTCAAGCCGTCGGACACCACGCCGGTGTCGACGCTGCTGCTGGCCGAGATCGCCGCGGAGTTCCTCCCGCCGGGGGTGTTCAACGTGGTCTGCGGTGACCGGGACACCGGGCGTACCCTCGTGGCGCACCCGACCCCGCAGCTGGTGTCGATCACCGGCTCGACCCGCGCGGGCATGGAGGTCGCCTCCGCCGCCGCGCCGGACCTCAAGCGGACCCACCTGGAACTGGGCGGCAAGGCCCCGGTGGTGGTCTTCGACGACGCGGACGTGGCGGCGGCGGCCGAGGCCATCGCGGTGGGCGGCTACTTCAACGCCGGCCAGGACTGCACGGCGGCGACCCGGGTGCTCGTCGGCCCCGGCGTGCACGACGACTTCGTGGCCGCGCTCGCCGAGCAGGCCCGCACCACGCGGACGGGCGCCCCGGACGACGAGGACGTGCTGTACGGCCCGCTGAACAACGCCAAGCAGCTCGCCCGGGTCAGCGGCTTCGTCGACCGGCTCGGCGAGCACGCCCAGGTCCACACGGGCGGCTCGCGGCTCGGCGGGCGCGGCTACTTCTACGCCCCGACGGTGGTCTCGGGCGTCCGGCAGGGCGACGAGATCGTCCAGGACGAGGTGTTCGGCCCGGTCATCACGGTGCAGCGCTTCTCCGACGAGGACGAGGCGGTGCGCTGGGCCAACGGCGTCGACTACGGCCTGTCCGCCTCGGTGTGGACGCGCGACCACGGCCGGGCGATGCGGATGACCCGTCGGCTGGACTTCGGCTGCGTCTGGGTGAACACCCACATTCCGCTCGTCGCCGAGATGCCGCACGGCGGATTCAAGCACTCCGGGCACGGCAAGGATCTCTCGGTCTACAGCCTGGAGGACTACACCCGGATCAAGCACGTCATGCACAACATCGAGGGCTGA
- a CDS encoding aldehyde dehydrogenase family protein: MEPRAFFVAGRPAHGEGELTVTHPYDGRAVGRTTLATADQVEAAVAAAAGVADQAAALPAHARAAAMDQVSRRLAERAEEVARLITAENGKPVKWARAEVGRAVSTFRWAAEEARRFSGELQRLDTDPAATGRIAVVRRAPRGPVLGIAPFNFPLNLVAHKVAPAIAVGAPIVVKPAPATPLSALLLGEILAETDLPEGMFSVLPLPNERAAELVADPRLPVVSFTGSGPVGAAIRRSVPEKHVTLELGGNAAAVICEDWASNEDLTFAAHRIATFSNYQAGQSCIAVQRVYVHEWLYDGFLPRLVASVQALRGGDPSDEHTDVGPLVSVEAAERVEAWVDEAAAAGATIEVGGRRDGATYPPTVLSGVPADAKVCAEEVFGPVLVVAPVESDRAAFAAVNDSAYGLQAGVFTHRLDVAFAAHRALQVGGVIIGDVPSYRADQMPYGGVKGSGVGREGLRSAMDDYTEPRVMVLTGLEL, encoded by the coding sequence GTGGAGCCGAGAGCCTTCTTCGTCGCCGGCCGCCCCGCACACGGCGAGGGTGAGCTGACCGTCACCCATCCGTACGACGGCCGGGCGGTGGGGCGTACCACCCTCGCCACGGCCGACCAGGTCGAAGCCGCGGTCGCGGCGGCGGCCGGCGTGGCCGACCAGGCCGCGGCCCTGCCCGCGCACGCCCGCGCGGCGGCCATGGACCAGGTGTCCCGGCGGCTCGCCGAGCGGGCCGAGGAGGTGGCGCGGCTGATCACCGCCGAGAACGGCAAGCCGGTCAAGTGGGCGCGCGCCGAGGTGGGGCGGGCGGTGTCCACGTTCCGCTGGGCGGCGGAGGAGGCCCGGCGGTTCTCCGGCGAGCTGCAGCGCCTTGACACCGATCCGGCGGCGACCGGGCGGATCGCGGTCGTGCGGCGGGCGCCCCGCGGCCCCGTGCTGGGGATCGCGCCGTTCAACTTCCCGCTGAACCTGGTCGCGCACAAGGTCGCCCCGGCGATCGCGGTCGGCGCCCCGATCGTCGTGAAGCCGGCCCCGGCGACGCCCCTGTCGGCGCTGCTGCTCGGCGAGATCCTGGCCGAGACCGACCTGCCCGAGGGCATGTTCTCGGTGCTGCCGCTGCCCAACGAGCGGGCCGCCGAGCTGGTCGCCGACCCCCGGCTGCCCGTGGTGTCGTTCACCGGCTCCGGGCCGGTCGGCGCGGCCATCCGCCGGTCGGTGCCCGAGAAACACGTCACGCTGGAGCTGGGCGGCAACGCGGCGGCGGTGATCTGCGAGGACTGGGCGTCCAACGAGGACCTCACGTTCGCGGCGCACCGGATCGCGACGTTCTCCAACTACCAGGCCGGGCAGTCGTGCATCGCGGTCCAGCGCGTGTACGTGCACGAGTGGCTGTACGACGGGTTCCTGCCCCGGCTGGTCGCGTCCGTGCAGGCGCTGCGCGGCGGCGACCCGTCCGACGAGCACACCGACGTCGGGCCGCTGGTTTCCGTCGAGGCCGCCGAGCGCGTCGAGGCGTGGGTCGACGAGGCGGCGGCGGCCGGGGCCACGATCGAGGTCGGCGGGCGGCGCGACGGCGCGACCTACCCGCCGACCGTACTGAGCGGAGTGCCCGCCGACGCCAAGGTCTGCGCCGAGGAGGTGTTCGGGCCGGTACTGGTGGTCGCCCCCGTCGAGAGCGACAGGGCCGCCTTCGCCGCCGTCAACGACTCGGCGTACGGGCTGCAGGCCGGCGTGTTCACCCACCGGCTGGACGTGGCGTTCGCCGCCCACCGGGCGCTGCAGGTCGGCGGAGTGATCATCGGGGACGTGCCGTCGTACCGGGCCGACCAGATGCCGTACGGGGGCGTGAAGGGCAGCGGCGTCGGGCGCGAGGGCCTGCGCAGCGCCATGGACGACTACACCGAGCCGCGGGTCATGGTCCTCACCGGCCTGGAGCTCTGA
- a CDS encoding SUKH-3 domain-containing protein has product MIDRRQAEQLATVWAQRDSQRLGHECVPLVEEFDLGYLITSTVAAAAAVPPGDLPTVVVDKETGEVSSWPRLPFPAVREMYRRSRPAQPVPRTVDPASQLLREVRRLPTPGVAAHLTVEGRVYVGRGAKGDVELRHHPLVRAYLDTLPPGRLARGGDRHAEVIVVSDVLHAYDHRRVTDGQPPLTLDDARVLFETSHLEVYRVREPGDPAGGLAERPCDSCVNFLVNFHTLDWSDLAYTLESRPEPQPPIHRGRFPEEVGHALMAGGWEDTMFNAAMAAGAIEDTCQVTGRLHRHQPFAAAEAALTAFPAIRPVRRGPGRLVWISRFHTNPTWAAHSADTLADFGAVINTRLFPIGAEDGDSIFAVDEQGRVFALDQAGEWFLGEDIDAALTTLLLGLAPPRVRDDGTW; this is encoded by the coding sequence GTGATCGATCGTCGCCAGGCCGAACAGCTCGCCACCGTCTGGGCCCAGCGGGACTCGCAGCGCCTCGGGCACGAGTGCGTCCCGCTGGTCGAGGAGTTCGACCTGGGGTACCTGATCACATCCACTGTGGCCGCCGCGGCCGCCGTGCCGCCCGGCGATCTGCCCACCGTGGTGGTGGACAAGGAGACCGGCGAGGTCTCCAGCTGGCCGCGGCTGCCGTTCCCGGCGGTGCGCGAGATGTACCGGCGCAGCCGTCCGGCGCAGCCCGTGCCGCGCACGGTGGACCCGGCGAGCCAGTTGCTCCGCGAGGTACGCCGGCTGCCCACGCCCGGCGTCGCCGCCCACCTGACAGTCGAAGGCCGCGTGTACGTGGGCCGGGGCGCGAAGGGGGACGTCGAGCTGCGGCATCACCCGCTGGTCCGCGCCTACCTCGACACGCTGCCCCCGGGCCGCCTGGCGCGCGGCGGGGACCGGCACGCGGAGGTGATCGTAGTGTCGGACGTGCTGCACGCGTACGACCACCGCCGGGTGACCGACGGCCAGCCGCCGCTGACGCTGGACGACGCGCGGGTCCTCTTCGAGACCTCGCACCTGGAGGTTTACCGCGTACGCGAGCCGGGCGACCCGGCGGGCGGCCTGGCCGAGCGCCCCTGCGACTCCTGCGTGAACTTCCTCGTCAATTTTCACACCCTTGACTGGTCGGATCTGGCGTACACACTGGAGTCGCGTCCGGAGCCGCAGCCGCCAATCCATCGTGGCCGGTTTCCAGAGGAGGTGGGCCATGCACTAATGGCCGGCGGCTGGGAAGACACGATGTTCAATGCGGCGATGGCAGCGGGCGCCATCGAGGACACCTGCCAGGTGACTGGCCGCCTACATCGGCACCAGCCATTCGCTGCCGCGGAGGCCGCGCTCACGGCATTTCCTGCCATCCGACCCGTCCGGCGAGGACCGGGCCGCCTGGTTTGGATCAGCCGCTTCCACACCAACCCCACCTGGGCTGCACACTCCGCCGACACGTTGGCCGACTTCGGCGCAGTCATCAACACGCGCCTGTTCCCGATCGGCGCAGAGGACGGCGATAGCATCTTCGCCGTGGACGAGCAAGGGCGGGTGTTCGCGCTGGACCAGGCCGGCGAGTGGTTTCTCGGTGAGGACATCGACGCCGCCCTGACCACCCTGCTGCTCGGCCTGGCCCCGCCCCGCGTACGCGACGACGGCACCTGGTGA
- a CDS encoding YbaB/EbfC family nucleoid-associated protein, whose product MVERADRDANRALRARFDEVFGQYRQLRSGLDELQTRLAQLRVTERSDDGQVTAVVGARGELISVDVEPSVFQERDAKALSRKITSTVHRATAAAVAATQELVAGYLPAGSGSAEFLRTGDFGALLGRADAVMRRGE is encoded by the coding sequence GTGGTCGAGAGGGCGGACCGGGATGCCAACCGGGCGCTGCGGGCCCGGTTCGACGAGGTGTTCGGGCAGTATCGACAGCTGCGCTCCGGACTGGACGAACTCCAGACCCGGCTCGCACAGTTGCGCGTCACCGAACGCTCTGACGACGGGCAGGTCACCGCCGTGGTGGGTGCCCGCGGCGAACTCATCTCGGTCGACGTCGAGCCGTCGGTCTTCCAGGAACGGGACGCCAAGGCGCTGAGCCGGAAAATCACGTCCACTGTGCACCGGGCCACCGCCGCCGCCGTCGCGGCCACCCAGGAGCTTGTCGCGGGCTATCTGCCAGCCGGGTCGGGCTCGGCGGAGTTCCTGCGCACCGGAGACTTCGGCGCCCTGCTGGGGCGGGCCGACGCCGTCATGCGGCGCGGGGAGTGA